Proteins from a genomic interval of Haloferax marinisediminis:
- a CDS encoding ABC transporter ATP-binding protein translates to MTLLTVDDLSIEYTADEKTIKAVNGVSFEIAEGERFGLVGESGSGKTTIAKAIMQLLPKNGEVTSGSVELTNDSVSLDLVTASSRELQDIRWKHLATVSQSAMNALDPVYTIGAQIIEAIQLHEDVSKAEARERAGELLERVGIDKERVDSYPHQLSGGMRQRAMIAMSMALEPSLIIADEPTTALDVITQDHILDQIDQLSNAVGNSLLMITHDISVVSETCDRVGVMYAGELVEVGPTEEVFTNPEHPYTKGLLNAFPTLEGESDSELITITGEPPKLIDVEPGCKFMDRCPYAEARCGESDPALTPRTPGREAACFVTADGYDLEEHYEQVVTESEKWQKL, encoded by the coding sequence ATGACACTCCTAACTGTAGACGACCTCTCCATCGAGTACACGGCCGACGAAAAGACGATAAAAGCAGTCAACGGCGTCTCCTTCGAGATTGCGGAAGGCGAACGATTCGGTCTCGTTGGTGAAAGTGGCTCCGGGAAGACGACAATCGCCAAGGCGATTATGCAGTTACTCCCAAAGAACGGTGAAGTCACGAGCGGATCTGTCGAACTCACGAACGATAGCGTCTCACTCGACTTAGTCACCGCGAGCAGCCGTGAACTGCAGGATATCCGGTGGAAACACCTCGCAACCGTCTCACAGAGTGCGATGAATGCACTCGACCCGGTGTATACCATCGGTGCACAGATTATCGAAGCGATACAACTCCACGAGGACGTCTCGAAGGCCGAGGCACGGGAACGAGCGGGTGAGTTGCTCGAACGTGTCGGAATCGACAAAGAGCGTGTAGACTCGTACCCGCACCAGCTCTCTGGTGGGATGCGCCAGCGCGCGATGATTGCAATGTCGATGGCACTCGAGCCATCGCTCATTATCGCAGACGAGCCGACGACTGCACTCGACGTCATCACCCAAGACCACATCCTCGATCAGATCGACCAGTTGAGTAACGCGGTCGGGAACTCACTCTTGATGATTACGCACGACATCAGCGTCGTCTCCGAGACGTGTGATCGAGTGGGCGTAATGTACGCTGGGGAACTCGTCGAGGTCGGACCCACAGAGGAAGTATTCACAAACCCAGAACATCCCTACACGAAGGGACTGCTCAACGCATTCCCGACACTAGAGGGTGAGTCAGATTCAGAGCTAATCACGATTACGGGTGAGCCTCCGAAGCTCATCGACGTCGAACCTGGCTGTAAATTCATGGACCGCTGTCCGTACGCTGAAGCGCGATGTGGAGAGTCAGACCCTGCACTCACACCGAGAACACCAGGTCGAGAAGCAGCCTGTTTCGTAACCGCAGACGGCTACGACCTCGAAGAACACTACGAACAAGTCGTTACGGAGTCAGAAAAATGGCAAAAACTCTAG
- a CDS encoding ABC transporter ATP-binding protein: MAKTLVKAEGLSKHFPVETGLLERFRGNQQYVHAVDGIDIEIKKGEIFGLAGESGCGKTTTGHCLMRLSDPTAGEIYFGDQQRNIAQLEGTDLKKYRRDVQMVFQDPYESINDRFTVRKWVREPLTIHDIGTREEKENRVWEALDQCGLKPVENFIDKYPHELSGGQRQRVSLARAMVLRPKFIVADEPTSMLDVSVRAGVLRVFKELAEEHDVSILYISHDLSLLRYICDRIGIMYQGEMMEVGEANAVLQNPKHPYTQTLLKAVPRVDSRNERNRVRISGEVNERIGGIQGCAFKDRCQYRFDRCDDESELLEVGKTDDHEVSCHLHDEEVEKPIPVYEG; the protein is encoded by the coding sequence ATGGCAAAAACTCTAGTCAAAGCTGAAGGACTGTCGAAGCATTTCCCTGTGGAGACAGGTCTTCTCGAACGCTTCCGCGGAAATCAGCAGTACGTACACGCTGTCGACGGAATTGACATCGAAATAAAGAAGGGCGAGATATTCGGTCTGGCAGGAGAAAGTGGGTGTGGAAAGACCACCACCGGGCACTGCCTCATGCGTCTCTCTGACCCCACTGCTGGGGAGATTTATTTCGGAGACCAGCAACGCAACATTGCACAGCTCGAAGGAACAGACCTCAAGAAATACCGTCGTGATGTACAGATGGTGTTCCAAGACCCCTACGAGTCGATTAACGACCGGTTCACGGTCCGCAAGTGGGTACGAGAGCCGCTCACCATCCACGACATTGGGACACGAGAAGAGAAAGAAAACCGCGTGTGGGAGGCGCTCGACCAGTGCGGCCTGAAGCCAGTCGAGAACTTCATCGACAAATACCCGCACGAACTCAGCGGAGGACAGCGTCAGCGTGTCTCGTTAGCTCGTGCGATGGTTCTTCGGCCAAAGTTCATCGTTGCCGACGAGCCAACGTCGATGCTCGACGTCTCGGTGCGAGCGGGCGTCCTTCGGGTATTCAAAGAGCTCGCCGAAGAGCACGACGTCTCCATCCTGTACATCTCCCACGACCTTTCGCTCCTCCGGTACATCTGTGACCGTATCGGAATCATGTATCAAGGCGAGATGATGGAAGTGGGTGAAGCGAACGCAGTCCTTCAGAATCCGAAACACCCCTACACGCAAACGTTGTTGAAAGCCGTTCCACGCGTTGATTCGCGGAACGAGCGGAACCGCGTTCGCATTTCTGGGGAAGTGAACGAACGCATTGGCGGGATTCAGGGATGTGCCTTCAAAGACCGGTGTCAGTATCGGTTCGACCGGTGTGACGACGAGAGCGAACTCCTGGAGGTCGGGAAGACGGACGACCACGAGGTCTCGTGTCACCTCCACGACGAAGAAGTAGAAAAACCAATCCCGGTCTACGAAGGGTAA
- a CDS encoding IclR family transcriptional regulator, with amino-acid sequence MEYYAYMRTLKTVETTLDIIEALQELDGAGVSELASHLDLSKGGVYNHLATLHEREYLVKDGAEYRLSHRFFNLGHTVKHRTDLYNIAKPELEHLAEFTGGHAGLIIEEFGKAIYLHREIGNQGVSEEFSARRLEGSDHLHVSSCGKAILAHLPLEYVEWIVETHGLPAKTPDTITDVDSLLVELVEIREQGYAISDEEAVQGIRAIGVPILDTDDNVLGAIAVSRPKSQLPDELAYGLLPQLVIEAANIIEVNLVTQNPSQVIRY; translated from the coding sequence ATGGAATACTACGCGTACATGCGGACACTCAAGACTGTCGAAACGACGTTAGATATCATCGAGGCACTCCAAGAGTTGGATGGTGCCGGTGTCTCGGAGCTAGCGTCTCATCTCGACCTTTCGAAAGGAGGTGTGTACAATCATCTTGCGACGTTGCACGAGCGGGAATATCTGGTCAAAGATGGCGCTGAATACCGGCTCAGCCATCGATTCTTCAACCTCGGTCACACTGTCAAGCATCGCACTGACCTGTACAACATTGCGAAACCCGAACTGGAGCACCTCGCAGAGTTCACGGGTGGTCACGCGGGCCTCATCATCGAGGAGTTTGGGAAGGCCATCTATCTCCATCGAGAGATCGGGAATCAGGGGGTCTCTGAAGAGTTCAGTGCCCGTCGACTCGAGGGGTCCGACCATCTCCACGTGAGCTCGTGCGGCAAAGCAATTCTGGCTCACCTCCCATTAGAGTACGTCGAGTGGATCGTCGAAACCCACGGTCTCCCAGCCAAGACACCCGATACGATTACGGACGTCGACTCACTCCTCGTTGAACTCGTCGAGATTCGTGAGCAGGGCTACGCAATCAGTGACGAAGAGGCTGTGCAGGGTATTCGTGCAATTGGTGTCCCTATCTTAGACACTGACGACAATGTGCTTGGAGCGATTGCAGTCTCTCGGCCAAAGAGCCAGCTCCCGGACGAACTCGCGTACGGTCTGTTACCGCAACTCGTCATCGAGGCCGCCAACATCATCGAAGTAAACCTGGTTACACAGAACCCTTCACAGGTGATTCGGTACTAA
- a CDS encoding ABC transporter permease: MAFRNYLAKRLVGTAFSYLVIATMIFFMFRQIGDPLGLHISPNMSPQQVTELKEVFGLNDPWYVQYFTFLKGLVTFNWGISFYYMESTYGIVTQRLFNSLLLTLPAILIGYIGGILGGIYLGWKRGQPSERLGMIIALLFRSTPRFWVGILLIFVFGAKLGLFPMSGMLSPGSEFGGHLELLVRPDFYWHAALPIASMTLYLMGLPLLLMRTSMLEVINMDFVDLIRAKGASEQRVMYRHVARNAMLPVSTAFAVAIGFSFGGNVLVETVFSYPGIGRLMVNSVFRGDYPVAQFSFLIMAAVVLVMNLVADIAYGYLDPRVSYE, encoded by the coding sequence ATGGCATTTAGAAACTACTTAGCGAAACGTCTCGTCGGGACGGCGTTCTCGTATCTGGTCATAGCGACGATGATATTCTTCATGTTTAGACAGATTGGTGACCCACTTGGGCTTCACATCTCTCCGAACATGTCCCCGCAGCAAGTCACCGAGTTGAAAGAGGTGTTCGGTCTGAACGACCCGTGGTACGTCCAATACTTCACGTTCCTCAAGGGCCTCGTCACGTTCAACTGGGGGATCAGTTTCTACTACATGGAGTCGACGTACGGTATCGTCACCCAGCGACTGTTCAATAGCCTCTTGCTCACACTCCCGGCAATCCTCATCGGGTACATCGGTGGGATTCTCGGCGGCATCTACCTCGGATGGAAGCGTGGCCAGCCGTCAGAGCGATTGGGGATGATTATCGCCCTGCTCTTTCGCTCGACCCCCAGATTCTGGGTTGGCATTCTCCTCATCTTCGTCTTCGGGGCCAAACTCGGCCTCTTCCCGATGAGCGGGATGCTCTCTCCAGGGTCTGAGTTCGGTGGCCACCTCGAACTGCTCGTCCGACCAGATTTCTACTGGCATGCAGCCCTCCCGATCGCGTCGATGACGCTGTATCTAATGGGCCTCCCGTTGTTACTCATGCGGACGAGCATGCTCGAAGTCATCAACATGGACTTCGTTGATCTGATTCGTGCGAAAGGTGCGAGTGAGCAACGGGTCATGTACCGTCACGTTGCACGGAACGCCATGCTCCCAGTATCGACTGCATTCGCGGTCGCAATCGGGTTCTCGTTTGGGGGGAACGTGCTCGTCGAGACAGTGTTCTCGTACCCCGGAATTGGCCGACTGATGGTGAACTCCGTGTTCCGTGGAGACTACCCAGTCGCCCAGTTTTCCTTCCTCATCATGGCCGCCGTCGTCCTTGTGATGAATCTGGTCGCAGACATCGCCTACGGTTACCTGGACCCACGGGTGTCCTACGAATAA
- a CDS encoding ABC transporter permease, which yields MSSQTDSPPDRTVPQTSELQRRLTKFRETLSIVFDNDMAKVGAVMLTLFVLMAVFAPVITPNVPDERVTTDDGSWVKEAGPSAEYPLGTTTQAYPIFSQLVYGTRIAFIAGLLTALMVGGIGTLAGIVSGYYGGVTESAIMRLVDITYGIPFLPFAIVLIIVVGGGSIFNIVFAISLLLWRGTARVIRSEVISIKEQPMITAAKASGASNKRIMLYHILPKVLPTSVLYSVFAIGWAIIAEAGLSFIGLGDPDMLSWGKMLNTAYVGNAIQLDMWNWIIPPGLFITLFVISAYFVSQGIEEVVNPQLREP from the coding sequence ATGTCATCACAAACAGACTCACCACCGGACCGTACCGTCCCGCAAACTAGCGAGCTACAACGGCGTCTCACGAAGTTCCGCGAGACGCTCAGTATCGTCTTCGACAACGATATGGCGAAAGTCGGTGCAGTCATGCTGACTCTCTTCGTCCTGATGGCGGTGTTCGCACCGGTCATCACACCAAACGTTCCCGACGAGCGCGTCACCACGGATGACGGCTCGTGGGTGAAAGAAGCAGGACCGTCGGCGGAGTACCCACTGGGGACGACAACGCAAGCGTACCCAATCTTTAGCCAACTCGTCTACGGGACTCGCATCGCGTTTATTGCTGGACTTCTGACGGCGTTGATGGTCGGGGGAATTGGAACGCTTGCCGGCATCGTCTCGGGGTACTACGGTGGGGTCACGGAAAGCGCAATCATGCGTCTCGTCGACATCACCTACGGGATTCCGTTCCTCCCCTTCGCAATCGTCCTCATCATCGTCGTCGGTGGGGGGAGCATCTTCAACATCGTCTTCGCAATCTCTCTCCTCCTCTGGCGGGGGACGGCGCGAGTCATTCGGTCGGAGGTCATCTCGATAAAAGAACAACCGATGATAACCGCGGCGAAGGCGAGCGGTGCGAGTAACAAACGCATCATGCTCTATCACATCCTGCCGAAGGTGTTACCGACCAGTGTCCTCTACTCGGTGTTTGCCATCGGGTGGGCAATCATCGCAGAAGCCGGGCTTTCGTTCATCGGGCTCGGAGACCCCGACATGTTGAGTTGGGGGAAGATGTTGAACACGGCCTACGTCGGAAACGCAATCCAGTTAGACATGTGGAACTGGATCATCCCACCGGGACTGTTCATTACACTGTTCGTAATCTCTGCGTACTTCGTCAGTCAGGGTATCGAAGAAGTTGTGAACCCACAGCTGAGGGAACCATAA
- a CDS encoding ABC transporter permease: MSTISKVSSTVSELQSDRTRMMLFVLDNLIWPILLVAFILFSVLLPEIFTQYRNIQFLLYMSAGLGAITLAEAICLISGNFDLSVGSVAGFSSMFTALFLTKWFSGAPSIVGILVILAIGGLIGFMNGFFIAKFDVNPFLQTLSALIVFEGGILVLSTRSVYDLPQNYLWLGGGEVSLGGLLPQPVPVAVIFILGLFVAVWFVLMKTRFGRAVYAVGGDEESSAEAGIDTDRIVISVFVLSGMLAATGGLLLTGFNGGATPTLGTAQLFPAFTAAVIGGVSLFGGRGNVFNALGGVLLLSTIAAGLVMLNIDPQIVQTINGLVLFAAILLYTFVQKTRGRLLSDL, encoded by the coding sequence ATGAGTACGATATCCAAAGTGAGTTCGACGGTCTCCGAACTCCAAAGTGATCGCACGCGGATGATGTTGTTCGTGCTGGACAACCTCATCTGGCCCATCTTGTTAGTGGCATTTATCCTCTTCTCGGTCCTGCTCCCCGAGATATTCACCCAATATCGAAACATCCAGTTCCTGTTGTACATGAGTGCTGGCTTAGGAGCCATCACGCTCGCAGAGGCCATCTGTCTCATCAGTGGGAACTTCGACCTCTCGGTCGGTTCTGTCGCGGGTTTTTCCTCGATGTTCACCGCACTGTTCCTCACGAAATGGTTCAGTGGGGCCCCAAGCATCGTTGGAATCCTCGTCATCCTCGCAATCGGGGGTCTCATTGGGTTCATGAACGGCTTCTTCATCGCCAAATTCGACGTGAATCCATTCCTGCAGACCCTTTCGGCGCTCATCGTCTTCGAGGGTGGAATCTTGGTGCTGTCGACGCGCTCGGTGTACGACTTGCCCCAGAACTACCTGTGGCTCGGCGGCGGTGAAGTGTCGCTCGGCGGGCTATTGCCTCAGCCAGTCCCTGTCGCTGTCATCTTCATACTCGGCCTCTTCGTCGCCGTATGGTTCGTCCTCATGAAGACGCGCTTCGGCCGTGCAGTGTACGCTGTCGGTGGTGACGAAGAGTCATCAGCCGAGGCAGGTATCGATACCGACCGTATCGTCATCTCTGTCTTCGTTCTCTCGGGGATGCTGGCCGCAACCGGAGGACTGCTTCTGACGGGGTTCAACGGCGGTGCGACTCCGACACTCGGAACTGCTCAGCTGTTTCCTGCATTCACCGCTGCAGTCATCGGCGGTGTGAGTTTGTTCGGTGGCCGCGGGAACGTCTTCAACGCTCTCGGTGGAGTGCTGCTGCTCAGCACCATCGCTGCCGGACTCGTCATGCTGAACATCGACCCACAGATCGTCCAGACAATCAACGGACTCGTATTGTTCGCGGCGATTCTGCTCTACACCTTCGTCCAGAAAACTCGGGGACGGCTCCTCTCTGACCTCTAA
- a CDS encoding ABC transporter substrate-binding protein, which produces MQAAGALGLGGITALAGCSSQDDNGNSGSSDGGSGDGLTKVPEIQVVGETQERGIVHYVLKTWAETVNDETPFEVNFQPMKHTQVVEKTMFEQSVHMGSLTFGPRPNRLDPHMLLNDIYNTNNLGCGTYQWSSYSNENLDELLDTQATEMDRDERQKTVHEIQEKLATLDGDVDFGSVRALIHPMVVQLYNKDLFEGVTVVNGQGIRNIWTYNETQPKTDQTRMVIPVTIGANNLTPLFSGALNLEAVRNTFDKLTQIGPDGAPKPWLATDWEVADNDKDITFNLREGHTFHDGEPVTAEHVAFTYEYMENSPLLASAVKPVESTEVIDDTTIKFTLTEPFAPVFLFTFSRVPILPKHVWEDIPESVDATKAVEWSPSSEGKFFGSGHFKFKNWRKGEELVLEANEDHFSPPGVDEIVFRLVKSSQVALDSMASGDSHLLYTVDASRSVIKDVGEENDHLATEEILSMGNHPLIFNTNAPPFGFPEVRAALESVAPKQLIADEVWDGFAEPAFGNISPAVPFWFNEDQKKWGMEYTGKETFTKVLEDRGFTLTDDGVYYPEGEVPDHSEPLGCEVHEN; this is translated from the coding sequence ATGCAGGCAGCCGGAGCCCTCGGGCTCGGTGGAATCACGGCACTAGCAGGGTGTAGTTCACAGGATGATAACGGGAACTCGGGCAGCAGCGACGGAGGCAGTGGTGATGGCCTCACGAAAGTTCCAGAGATTCAAGTCGTCGGTGAGACTCAAGAGCGCGGCATCGTCCACTACGTCCTGAAGACGTGGGCAGAGACCGTGAACGACGAGACCCCGTTCGAGGTCAACTTCCAACCGATGAAGCACACGCAAGTGGTGGAAAAGACGATGTTCGAGCAATCTGTTCACATGGGTTCGCTCACCTTTGGGCCACGACCCAACCGTCTCGACCCCCACATGCTCCTCAACGACATCTACAACACGAACAACCTCGGTTGTGGAACGTACCAGTGGTCGTCGTACTCCAACGAAAACCTGGATGAGCTTCTGGACACGCAGGCGACAGAGATGGACCGGGACGAGCGGCAAAAGACCGTCCACGAGATTCAGGAGAAACTTGCGACACTCGACGGTGACGTCGACTTCGGTTCTGTGCGAGCACTCATCCACCCGATGGTGGTTCAGCTCTACAACAAGGACCTCTTCGAGGGGGTTACAGTTGTGAACGGACAGGGAATCCGTAACATCTGGACCTACAACGAGACCCAGCCCAAGACAGACCAAACCCGGATGGTCATCCCGGTGACGATTGGTGCGAACAACCTCACGCCGTTGTTCTCCGGTGCGCTGAACCTCGAAGCAGTCCGGAATACCTTCGATAAGTTGACGCAAATCGGCCCGGACGGCGCTCCGAAGCCGTGGCTCGCAACCGACTGGGAGGTCGCAGACAACGACAAGGACATCACGTTCAACCTCCGCGAAGGCCACACATTCCACGACGGCGAACCGGTCACTGCCGAACACGTGGCGTTCACCTACGAGTACATGGAGAACAGCCCACTCCTGGCATCTGCCGTGAAGCCAGTCGAGTCGACGGAGGTTATCGACGACACCACGATCAAGTTCACACTGACTGAGCCGTTCGCTCCGGTGTTCCTCTTTACTTTCTCTCGCGTTCCAATCCTCCCGAAACACGTCTGGGAAGACATCCCAGAGAGCGTCGACGCGACCAAAGCAGTCGAGTGGTCACCGTCTTCCGAAGGGAAGTTCTTCGGCAGTGGGCACTTCAAGTTCAAGAACTGGCGGAAGGGCGAAGAACTCGTGCTCGAAGCGAACGAAGACCACTTCAGTCCACCGGGCGTCGACGAAATCGTCTTCCGACTGGTCAAGAGCTCGCAGGTGGCGCTCGATTCGATGGCCTCTGGCGACTCACACCTCCTCTACACGGTCGACGCCAGTCGGTCGGTCATCAAAGATGTCGGAGAAGAGAACGACCACCTCGCGACCGAGGAGATTCTCAGCATGGGCAACCATCCACTGATCTTCAACACGAACGCACCGCCGTTCGGGTTCCCGGAAGTTCGCGCAGCACTCGAGTCTGTGGCGCCGAAACAACTCATCGCCGACGAGGTCTGGGACGGGTTCGCAGAACCTGCATTCGGCAACATCAGTCCCGCAGTCCCCTTCTGGTTCAACGAAGACCAGAAGAAGTGGGGTATGGAGTACACCGGAAAAGAGACGTTCACGAAGGTGCTCGAAGACAGAGGGTTTACCCTCACAGACGACGGCGTCTACTACCCCGAAGGAGAGGTCCCAGACCACTCCGAGCCGCTCGGGTGTGAAGTCCACGAGAACTAG
- a CDS encoding PfkB family carbohydrate kinase has protein sequence MVVWLQLMADRESSTSETREGVRSCRENFSTHSRNHTVLFGFDGIIDTVREMVAERESMDSVSLIRELDTLGTNINDSVASETSLTIEWLDRGTRTGGHVCHLSRVFDGWGCDPIMIGTFGRPMRSEFEDEFAGNTMYSIGEPGMTDAVEFDDGKLMLTQAGSYRELDWDALDEHLGHDELADQLEEADLFGIGYWSMIPNLPEIIRGLADDIWPTLSNPPSNVFFDPADIRHLSQSQFTQGFDALQTLNRQVPVTLSANRGETQELITSGGGSVDGESMLDLATTARDIVDVDRVVSHGARASAMVTEDEQALIETLHIPDPEIVTSSGDHFNAGVCLGLLEGLDAESTVALGNAVAGSFIRNGESPTLATVESFLEEYETHV, from the coding sequence ATGGTTGTGTGGTTACAGCTAATGGCCGACAGAGAGAGTTCCACGAGTGAAACGAGAGAGGGGGTCCGTTCCTGTCGAGAAAACTTCTCGACCCACTCCCGTAATCACACAGTTCTATTCGGGTTCGATGGCATCATCGATACGGTCCGCGAGATGGTCGCTGAGCGGGAAAGTATGGATTCGGTGTCGCTCATTCGAGAACTGGACACGCTCGGAACCAATATCAACGACTCAGTGGCTTCGGAAACATCGCTCACTATCGAGTGGCTGGACCGTGGTACTCGAACAGGAGGGCACGTCTGCCATCTCTCACGTGTATTCGACGGATGGGGTTGTGACCCAATCATGATTGGTACGTTCGGCAGGCCGATGCGGTCGGAGTTCGAAGATGAGTTCGCCGGGAACACGATGTACTCCATCGGTGAGCCAGGCATGACCGATGCGGTCGAGTTCGACGACGGAAAGCTCATGTTGACCCAGGCTGGTAGCTATCGGGAGCTAGACTGGGATGCGCTTGACGAACACCTCGGTCACGACGAACTCGCCGACCAGCTCGAGGAGGCGGACCTGTTTGGGATTGGTTACTGGTCGATGATTCCAAACCTGCCAGAAATCATCCGTGGACTGGCTGACGACATCTGGCCAACGCTCTCGAACCCACCGTCGAACGTCTTCTTCGACCCGGCCGATATCCGCCACCTCTCCCAGTCACAATTTACGCAGGGATTCGACGCACTACAGACGTTGAATCGTCAGGTTCCAGTGACGCTCAGTGCCAATCGAGGCGAGACTCAAGAACTCATCACGAGTGGTGGTGGTTCGGTGGATGGAGAGTCGATGCTCGACCTTGCTACCACCGCTCGCGACATCGTCGATGTCGACCGAGTGGTCTCACACGGTGCGAGGGCGTCGGCGATGGTCACTGAAGACGAGCAGGCGCTGATCGAGACACTCCACATTCCCGACCCTGAAATCGTGACCAGTTCCGGGGACCACTTCAATGCAGGCGTCTGTTTAGGCTTGTTAGAGGGGCTTGACGCTGAATCGACGGTCGCACTTGGGAACGCCGTGGCTGGGTCCTTCATACGAAACGGTGAGTCACCCACGTTGGCCACGGTCGAATCGTTCCTCGAGGAGTATGAAACGCACGTCTAG
- a CDS encoding HpcH/HpaI aldolase family protein, producing the protein MFVDVYGEMGLDFVFVDTEHTGYSPLDSPMLQQFARAADVAETEILVRMASGDPSTVRKVLDSGIRNILVPRVETADDVRTAVKAARFTYDDAAGERGVGGSYPNVWGADFENYPTRQDNTVFVGALIENKHAVANIEEILSVPELGCVFLGPADLSVSYGHPLETDHPDVREALDHVWEAALAADVPIGTFVSTADDATDAVERGAQLVQLGDEFAATRSVLGSRLEEIHADR; encoded by the coding sequence ATGTTTGTCGACGTGTACGGCGAGATGGGACTCGATTTCGTCTTCGTAGACACAGAACATACGGGGTACAGCCCTCTCGACAGTCCGATGCTGCAGCAATTTGCCCGAGCCGCAGATGTCGCGGAGACAGAGATTTTGGTACGAATGGCGTCTGGTGACCCATCGACTGTCCGAAAGGTGCTCGACTCCGGAATCCGAAATATCCTCGTTCCCCGTGTAGAGACGGCAGACGACGTACGGACGGCAGTGAAAGCAGCTCGATTTACGTACGACGATGCAGCGGGGGAACGGGGGGTAGGCGGTTCGTACCCGAACGTCTGGGGTGCAGACTTCGAAAACTATCCGACGAGACAGGACAACACCGTGTTCGTCGGTGCACTGATCGAGAACAAGCATGCAGTTGCAAACATCGAGGAGATTCTCTCCGTCCCAGAGCTCGGGTGTGTGTTTCTTGGGCCAGCAGACCTCTCAGTTTCGTACGGCCACCCGCTCGAAACCGACCATCCAGACGTGAGAGAGGCGCTCGACCACGTGTGGGAAGCAGCACTTGCTGCAGACGTTCCGATTGGGACATTCGTCTCGACTGCTGACGACGCAACAGATGCGGTCGAGCGGGGTGCACAGCTCGTGCAGTTAGGTGACGAGTTTGCTGCAACGAGGAGTGTTCTTGGGTCTCGTCTCGAGGAGATACACGCGGACCGGTAA
- a CDS encoding sugar ABC transporter substrate-binding protein, translating into MTSRRKLLKGIGAAGIAGLAGCAGSQNNNQAEDSGSSGDSGTTTGDSSSSDSDKMRIAVSMKSMGQAGLYVQGQAAKWYTQDRDDVEIVILDAGFDASKQTQDAINAINQGLDGILLNPFDAKASRKIVEEASKNDIPVMNFDTATLSKDILAGALFGQYAGGKVAGERFTNMIEEKGIENPKVITSVFNFESTTSQARLYGFTENIPDSVEVVNRIESDGTPEDSAPQTQSALQANPDVDAIYSNNVGSGMGALTALKQMDMYHKRDHEDHVMAFGIDGGPELNQRIGSGYYDFAVDQPLHMYAPLTLELMWDYLENGDSAIPDVGTTLKPGEDISIKNKTVEGIKPWSEQFWGPATVTEYEAEDETWWRWIKCQHATITQENADAPYLYGNVYREIEGTD; encoded by the coding sequence ATGACAAGTAGACGTAAACTCCTCAAAGGCATCGGTGCTGCAGGTATCGCCGGTCTCGCCGGTTGCGCAGGTTCACAGAACAACAACCAAGCCGAAGACAGTGGCAGTAGCGGTGACAGTGGAACGACGACAGGAGACAGTAGCAGTTCGGACTCCGACAAGATGCGGATTGCTGTCTCGATGAAGTCGATGGGGCAGGCGGGCCTGTACGTTCAGGGTCAAGCGGCCAAGTGGTACACCCAAGACCGTGACGACGTCGAAATCGTCATCCTCGACGCTGGGTTCGACGCATCGAAACAGACGCAGGACGCCATCAACGCGATCAATCAGGGTCTCGATGGTATTCTCCTGAATCCCTTCGATGCCAAGGCATCGCGTAAAATCGTCGAAGAGGCGTCGAAGAACGACATCCCTGTGATGAACTTCGACACCGCCACACTATCGAAGGACATTCTCGCTGGAGCGCTGTTCGGCCAGTACGCAGGCGGAAAAGTCGCTGGTGAGCGCTTCACCAATATGATCGAGGAGAAGGGAATCGAGAACCCGAAAGTCATCACGAGCGTGTTCAACTTCGAATCCACGACGAGCCAGGCTCGCCTGTACGGATTCACCGAGAACATCCCGGACAGCGTCGAGGTTGTCAACCGCATCGAGAGCGACGGGACGCCTGAAGACTCTGCCCCACAGACGCAAAGTGCACTTCAGGCCAACCCGGATGTCGACGCCATCTATTCGAACAACGTTGGCAGCGGCATGGGTGCGCTGACCGCACTCAAACAGATGGACATGTACCACAAGCGGGACCACGAAGACCACGTCATGGCCTTCGGGATCGACGGAGGGCCCGAACTCAACCAGCGAATCGGTAGCGGCTACTACGACTTCGCCGTCGACCAGCCGCTGCATATGTACGCACCGTTGACCCTCGAACTGATGTGGGACTACCTCGAGAACGGCGACAGTGCGATTCCAGACGTCGGAACTACGCTCAAGCCAGGTGAAGACATCTCGATCAAGAACAAGACGGTCGAAGGTATCAAGCCGTGGTCCGAGCAGTTCTGGGGCCCCGCGACAGTGACCGAATACGAGGCTGAAGATGAGACGTGGTGGCGCTGGATTAAGTGCCAGCACGCGACGATTACCCAAGAGAACGCCGATGCACCATATCTCTACGGTAACGTGTACCGTGAGATCGAGGGAACGGACTGA